AGAACGAGACCGAGCGTGACCACGAGAACGACGGCCACGCGGACGAGAACGAAACTGACCGCGACGAGAACGAGACGGCCGAGAACGAGACCGAGCGCGGTCACGGGAACGGCCACGGCGCAAATGCGACCGACGACGACGATGCGGTCGAGCGCGGCCACGGCGACGACCGCGATGACGACGCGAACGCGACCGACAACGACGACGCGGAGCGCGACGGGAACGACCAGCAGCGCGCTGACCACGAAGACCGCGAGGACGATGAAGACAACGCGGACGACGAAGACGGAGACCGCAAGGGCGGTGACGCTCGCGGGAACGGTAACGGCGAGCAGCGCGGCCACGGCAACGGGAAGTAATCCCGAGCCGCTCCGCAAGCCACACCTAGTCGAGCCGGTTTTTCAACTGCGAAACGCGTACCGTACGCAGCGACACCGACCCGTCTGCCGAACCGGATCATATCGACACCGACCCGTCTACCGAACCGGGTCATAGCGATAGCGGTCTCGGCGGCGTCACGAGACGATTCAATCCGAATTAGTCGCGGCCAGTGTGTTTTTTGTGTCGGCGACGGTTGACTTAGGTGCCGTCGAGGTGGAGTCCATCTCCGCCCGACGCGAACGACGAACCGTCGGTCGCTATCGGAACCCACCACCACACGCCGGCGGAACCGGTTACGGGCGGTCCGCCGGCCGCGTTCCGATACCCTACTTCCGCTTCGTTCGATGAGCAGGGAGTGTTCGGTAGCGTTAACTGCGCGCTCGCCGACGCTCGATGTATGACCGCCGACCCTATCAGCGACCGCGTCGACGACGTCGACGAGGCGCGCACGTCCGGTCGACAGAAGATCGACTGGGCGTTCGAGCACATGCCGATTCTCACCGCGCTCCGCGAGGACTTCGAGGCCAGCCAGCCGCTCGCCGGCGAGACAGTGGGAATGGCGCTGCACGTCGAGGCGAAGACCGCGGCGCTCGTCGAGACGATGGCCGCCGGCGGCGCGGAGGTCGCCATCACCGGGTGTAATCCGCTCTCGACGCACGACGACGTCTCCGTCGCGCTCGACGCGCACGAGAACATCACGTCCTACGCGGAGCACGGCATCGACGACGTCGAATACTACGAGGCTATCGACGCCGTCATCGGCCACGACCCCACGGTCACGGTGGACGACGGCGGCGACCTCGTCTTCCGCATCCACGAGGAGTTCCCCGAGAAAATCGACACCATCATCGGCGGGACGGAGGAGACGACCACCGGCGTCCACCGCCTCCGCGCGATGGACGAGGACGGCGAACTCGACTACCCGATGTTCAACGTGAACGACACCCCGATGAAGCACCTCTTCGACAACGTGCACGGCACCGGGGAGTCCGCGCTCGCGAACATCGCGATGACCACGAACCTCTCCTGGGCCGGAAAGACCGTCGTCGTCGCCGGCTACGGCTACTGCGGCCGCGGCGTCGCGAAGAAAGCCGACGGGCAGGGCGCGAAGGTCGTCGTCACCGAAATCGACCCGCGCAGAGCGCTCGAAGCCCACATGGAGGGCTACGAGGTCACGAACATGGACGACGCCGCCGAGCGCGGTGACGTCTTCATCACCACGACCGGGAACCGCGACGTCCTCGCCGCCCGCCACTTCGAGGACATGCAGGACGGCGTCGTCCTCGCGAACGCCGGCCACTTCGACATCGAAATCAACTTAGAAGAACTCGGCGAGCTCGCGACGAGCACGCGCGAAGTCCGCGACGGCGTGCAGGAGTACGAACTCGTCGACGGCACGCGCGTCAACGTCCTCGCCGAAGGCCGGCTCGTCAACCTCGCCGCCCCCACCGCCCTCGGCCACCCCGTCGAAGTCATGGACCAGTCCTTCGGCGTTCAAGCTGTTTGCGTCCGCGAACTCGTCGAACGCGGCGACGACTACGACGCCGGCCTCCACGACGTCCCCGACGCCCTCGATAAGGAGATCGCGGAGACCAAACTCGACGCCGAAGGCATCGACATCGACGTCCCCACCGACGTCCAGCGCGAGTACATGGACTCCTGGCGGCACGGGACCTGATTCGGGTTAGTTCAGCAGCCAGAACTGGTAGTTGAGGTAGGCGGCGAACGACACCCAGAGCAGGTACGGAACGAGCAGGGCTGCGGCGCGCCGGTCGATTCTGGCGAACGCCCACGTCGTCGCCGCGATGAGCACCCAGAGCACGGCGATGACGACGAGCGCCGCGCCGATTTCTCGCAGTCCGAAGAAGACGGCGGACCACCCGAGGTTGAACGCGAAGTGAACGGCGAAGACGCCGCCGGCGAGTCGGACGCC
This sequence is a window from Halocalculus aciditolerans. Protein-coding genes within it:
- a CDS encoding adenosylhomocysteinase, with translation MTADPISDRVDDVDEARTSGRQKIDWAFEHMPILTALREDFEASQPLAGETVGMALHVEAKTAALVETMAAGGAEVAITGCNPLSTHDDVSVALDAHENITSYAEHGIDDVEYYEAIDAVIGHDPTVTVDDGGDLVFRIHEEFPEKIDTIIGGTEETTTGVHRLRAMDEDGELDYPMFNVNDTPMKHLFDNVHGTGESALANIAMTTNLSWAGKTVVVAGYGYCGRGVAKKADGQGAKVVVTEIDPRRALEAHMEGYEVTNMDDAAERGDVFITTTGNRDVLAARHFEDMQDGVVLANAGHFDIEINLEELGELATSTREVRDGVQEYELVDGTRVNVLAEGRLVNLAAPTALGHPVEVMDQSFGVQAVCVRELVERGDDYDAGLHDVPDALDKEIAETKLDAEGIDIDVPTDVQREYMDSWRHGT